A portion of the Trachemys scripta elegans isolate TJP31775 chromosome 9, CAS_Tse_1.0, whole genome shotgun sequence genome contains these proteins:
- the ZBTB38 gene encoding zinc finger and BTB domain-containing protein 38 translates to MTVMSHSKDLKDDFHSDTVLSILNEQRIRGILCDVTIIVEDTKFKAHSNVLAASSLYFKNIFWSHTICISGHVLELDDLKAEVFTEILNYIYSSTVVVKRQETVTDLAAAGKKLGISFLEDLTDINFSNSPCPYAFCITEKGVVKEEKNEKRHEDSAITNGPRITNAFSIFETENNNNLFSPLDLRASFKKVSETIKATNVGLDRDDVGKDAEPASTLAEHSYAVSSGGDAFQGTPFLEHDSSPLYKMSEDNYETLPTTPLFQPIKQACGTPKMAFKSQCTGLAIAKISAPKVTNTEVQQEAVTDQAIIPFPHDKAGDLLFSTEEENKSANIPGPRATVIPPVYRCNCCTRSFDDRALLSTHLQLHTNHQEPLICKYCSKQFANLNRLENHEQVCRSSGSISVQSGNEQKMLDNYTTTDERNGSSHGNTEPLLSENNITDYSSANCTLPETDHLVKVVDGQILYTCIVCKRSYVTLSSLRRHANVHSWRRTYPCHYCNKVFALAEYRTRHEIWHTGERRYQCIFCLETFMTYYILKNHQKSFHAIDHRLAVNKKTANGGLKPSMYPYKLYRLLPMKCRRLPYKSYQNSSYENVQASNQVNEATSGTCIIQNSLSSELPSLNFQNNILTNNTTISLNTSSCNDATSSMNIQNISPWAVGMLNSDLQSDFFTAEKSVPQAANELSSGSQECDSSVLSFSNVSENSTSVINYSSSAPSVIMHSSRVSSVIMHSNAVTSMGSSKTISSNNTATQSIKDDCKHGSDNYGKGITKAKTIKEKKKTLLYNRGETLEELQYITGSGGSSNKTTDTVQESSKTETYIAKPALPGTSTDSNVAPLCQITVKIGNEAIVKRHILGSKLFYKRGRRSKCESEQDNQPQETETERKERSPARLCRSECMELTEMCDDVSDQDSNDKPWRPYYNYKPKKKSKQLRKIRKVKWRKNHGNKNSSSESENTCNREYALRKIPEEKGINKEGNTEMPNLHCELCEREKSSTEEIQEPIHWHVPTSKPYICELCQKQFQSPSTLKMHMRCHTGEKPYTCKTCGKCFSVPGNLQKHERIHLGVKDFICQYCSKAFTLNETLKIHERIHTGEKRYHCQFCLQSFLYLSTKRNHEQRHVHEHNGKGYACLQCPKICKTAAALGMHQKKHLFKSPSQQDRKEYLCNESSKHLENQHFIDSDGNEVNSIQSMTPKVIL, encoded by the coding sequence ATGACAGTCATGTCCCATTCAAAGGATCTCAAGGATGACTTTCATAGTGACACGGTACTCTCCATTTTAAATGAACAGCGCATTCGGGGTATTTTATGTGATGTCACTATAATTGTGGAAGATACCAAATTTAAAGCCCACAGTAATGTACTAGCAGCTTCAAGcctttatttcaaaaatattttttggagTCATACAATCTGTATTTCCGGACATGTCCTGGAGTTAGACGATCTTAAGGCTGAAGTGTTTACTGAAATACTTAATTATATCTACAGTTCCACAGTAGTTGTTAAGAGACAGGAGACTGTAACAGACCTTGCAGCTGCAGGGAAAAAACTGGGAATATCGTTTCTGGAAGATCTTACAGACATTAATTTTTCAAATtccccttgtccatatgcattTTGTATAACTGAAAAAGGGGtggtcaaagaagaaaaaaatgaaaaaagacatGAAGATTCAGCTATCACAAACGGGCCAAGAATCACAAATGCTTTTTCAatttttgaaactgaaaataatAACAATTTGTTTTCTCCACTTGACTTGAGAGCAAGTTTTAAAAAGGTATCTGAGACAATTAAAGCAACCAACGTTGGCCTTGATAGGGATGATGTTGGAAAAGATGCTGAGCCAGCCAGTACGTTAGCTGAACACTCCTATGCAGTTTCTTCTGGAGGTGATGCTTTTCAAGGAACTCCTTTTTTAGAACATGACAGCAGCCCTCTGTACAAAATGAGTGAAGACAATTATGAAACTCTTCCGACAACACCTCTATTTCAGCCAATAAAACAAGCATGTGGTACACCAAAGATGGCCTTTAAATCCCAATGTACTGGTTTGGCTATAGCAAAAATATCAGCCCCCAAAGTAACCAATACAGAGGTTCAACAAGAAGCAGTTACAGATCAAGCAATTATTCCTTTCCCTCATGATAAGGCAGGAGACTTACTTTTTTCCacagaagaggaaaataaatctGCTAACATCCCTGGACCCAGAGCAACAGTTATTCCACCTGTTTACAGATGTAACTGTTGTACCAGATCATTTGATGACAGAGCTTTACTCAGTACCCATCTTCAGCTTCACACAAATCATCAGGAACCTTTAATATGCAAATACTGCAGCAAACAATTTGCAAATCTTAACAGACTGGAGAATCATGAACAAGTCTGCAGGAGTTCAGGCAGCATATCTGTTCAGAgtggaaatgaacaaaaaatgttaGATAACTATACTACTACTGATGAAAGAAATGGAAGCTCACATGGAAACACAGAGCCTCTGTTGTCTGAAAACAATATTACTGATTACTCCAGTGCAAACTGCACCTTGCCAGAAACAGATCATTTGGTTAAAGTTGTTGATGGGCAGATATTATATACATGCATTGTTTGCAAACGTAGCTATGTAACACTGTCTAGCCTTCGAAGACATGCAAATGTGCATTCATGGAGAAGAACTTATCCTTGCCATTACTGCAACAAAGTGTTTGCATTAGCTGAATATCGTACCAGACATGAAATCTGGCACACAGGGGAAAGGCGTTATCAGTGCATTTTCTGCCTTGAGACTTTCATGACCTATTATATACTAAAAAATCATCAGAAATCTTTCCATGCAATTGACCATCGACTTGCAGTAAATAAAAAAACAGCTAATGGAGGCTTAAAGCCTAGCATGTATCCTTACAAACTTTATAGGCTTTTACCTATGAAATGCAGAAGGCTACCTTATAAGTCCTACCAGAATTCTTCGTATGAAAATGTACAAGCAAGCAACCAAGTTAATGAAGCAACTTCTGGTACCTGCATTATTCAGAATTCTCTCAGCTCTGAACTACCTTCGctgaattttcaaaataatatattaaCAAACAATACCACTATTTCCTTGAATACATCTTCATGCAATGATGCAACATCATCTATGAATATTCAGAATATTTCACCTTGGGCAGTAGGAATGTTAAATTCTGACCTACAAAGTGACTTTTTTACTGCAGAAAAATCAGTGCCGCAAGCTGCAAATGAACTTAGTTCTGGTTCTCAGGAATGTGATTCCTCCGTTCTGTCTTTCAGTAATGTGAGTGAAAATTCAACCTCTGTTATTAACTATAGCAGTTCAGCACCCTCGGTTATAATGCACAGTAGTAGAGTTTCATCAGTAATAATGCACAGTAATGCAGTCACTTCTATGGGAAGCAGTAAGACAATATCCTCCAATAATACAGCCACTCAGTCCATAAAAGATGACTGTAAACATGGATCAGATAATTATGGCAAAGGCATTACTAAAGCAAaaactattaaagaaaaaaagaaaacacttctGTACAATAGAGGAGAAACACTCGAGGAGTTACAGTATATTACAGGATCTGGAGGTTCATCTAACAAGACTACAGATACTGTTCAAGAATCAAGTAAAACTGAAACCTACATTGCAAAGCCTGCCTTACCTGGAACATCAACTGATAGTAATGTTGCTCCTCTTTGTCAAATAACAGTAAAAATTGGGAATGAGGCTATTGTAAAAAGACATATTTTAGGTTCCAAACTGTTTTATAAAAGAGGAAGAAGGTCTAAATGTGAATCTGAACAGGACAATCAGCCTCAGGAGACtgaaacagagagaaaagaaagaagccCAGCTAGGCTTTGCAGATCAGAATGTATGGAACTGACTGAAATGTGCGATGATGTAAGTGATCAGGATTCCAATGACAAACCTTGGAGACCTTATTATAATTacaaaccaaaaaagaaatcTAAACAGCTAAGAAAAATTAGAAAAGTCAAATGGAGGAAGAATCATGGAAACAAGAACTCCAGTAGTGAAAGTGAAAATACATGCAATAGAGAGTATGCACTTAGAAAAATTCCTGAAGAAAAGGGCATCAATAAAGAAGGAAACACAGAAATGCCTAATCTTCATTGTGAGctctgtgagagagagaaatcttcCACTGAAGAAATCCAGGAACCTATACATTGGCATGTACCTACTTCAAAGCCTTATATTTGTGAATTATGCCAAAAGCAGTTCCAGAGCCCATCCACACTAAAAATGCATATGAGATGTCATACTGGAGAAAAGCCGTATACTTGTAAAACCTGTGGTAAGTGTTTTTCAGTTCCAGGAAACCTACAGAAACATGAACGTATTCACTTGGGTGTCAAGGATTTTATCTGTCAATATTGTAGTAAGGCATTCACTTTAAATGAAACGCTCAAAATACATGAAAGAATACATACTGGAGAAAAACGCTACCACTGTCAATTCTGCTTACAGAGTTTTTTATATCTTTCTACCAAAAGGAATCATGAGCAAAGACATGTACATGAACACAATGGAAAAGGATATGCTTGTCTTCAGTGCCCCAAAATTTGCAAGACAGCAGCTGCTCTTGGAATGCACCAGAAGAAACATCTATTCAAAAGCCCAAGTCAACAGGATAGAAAAGAGTATTTGTGTAATGAAAGCTCTAAACATTTGGAAAATCAACATTTCATTGACTCAGATGGGAACGAAGTTAATAGTATACAGAGTATGACTCCAAAAGTTATACTTTGA